In Haliaeetus albicilla chromosome 22, bHalAlb1.1, whole genome shotgun sequence, the genomic window AGCTCACCCTGGGGCTGTGCCCAGCATGGAAAATCCCGCGTGGGGCCAGCGCCCGGCATGGAAAACCCCGCGTGGGGCCAGCGCTCCTGCCCGCTGGATGCTGCCGGTTTGAATTAGGTCAGGCTTTCGTCTCGGGCAGGCTGAGCTCCCCACTCCAGCCCCAGGGATTGATGATTTGTGGCAGGCACCCgggcagggggaggaaggggctcTCACTGCAGCACCgtggggcggcggggagccgaGGACGCACCGTGTCACCGCGCGGAGAATGGGTGACTTGCTGTTTTGAAAGCACCTCACTTTATGATCCACCGAGATCAAACGAGCGGGGTGTCGGGAAAGGCTCCAAATAGACTCAAGGGCCGTGTACGCCTTTGGGGCGCAGATTTTCAGCCAGTGGAAGGAGCCACAGCGGCCACTGGGCCCCTGTGTCTCGGCAGCATTGTCCGCCTGGACGTCTGAACTGCTAACCAGTTCAGAGGGTGAAGCTGTGCCTGTGCTAATGAAATAGTTGGGTGAACCATTTGGGTCCTTCCCCAGGGCTGTGTCCTGGTGAAACCAGGGCTGAGAGCTCTCCTGTGAGCTGCAGGGGCCACGCCACGAGGGATGCGAAGGTCTGGGGAAGATGGGCAGAGGATGAGGATGGCCGAGATATGGGGGCAAAGCAAAGTCCATAGCAGAGGCAGGGCTGAGCTCAAGCCTTGGGACAGcgcagggaggggggggcttTGGGTGCAGGTCACTGGGTACCAGAccgggtgctggggctgggtggcTCTGAGCACCCTAGCAGAAACAGCCACCCTGGAGGCATTCATGCAGTGCCAAAGCCTGCCGGGGTCCTCGCTCCCCCAGCAGCATGAAATCCACTCCAGTATCCACCAGTAAATCCCCTGAGAAGGAGCGATGTGATGCGGAAGCGGGAGCAGAAGACAGAGCTGGGATCCCATGCTACCCTACCCGTTGCCCAAAGTTATGTCTTGAGGTTGCAGTGAGACTTTCTTCAAAGCCCCACGCtccttaatcacaggataatGCAGAGAGCTCTCCAGTTACAGCGCTAATAACCGCAGCAATTTGGTTTCTGTAGCGGTATATTGTGGAGTTAATTAGATGAGGGATTTCCAGCTTGTTTGGCTGGGTGATGAAAGCCTCCTCTGCGcccaggcagagctgtgccaCTGTCCCCGCCGGCAGTGCCAGccctctgccccagccaccGTCACCTCTCATTAACTGGAGAGGGCTGCTGGAAATCAATTTTTCAATTAACTCTCCCTGATTTtacaacaaaagcaaacaccAGTCAAGCAGTGCCCACCTGGGAGCGAGCGGCTCAGGGCATGGATGGGGCAGATCCCGGCGTGGGGAAACTTTCTCTTTCCAAGCGGTTTGTAGGTATTGCACCCTGGGCTGAGCTAATGCCGGGGAGCACCACGCTGTGCCGTGCTGTGCCGTGCCGCGGAGGGTCCTGCTGCCTCGGGCATGTAAAGAGAGCATTTTGGGGGGAGATGCTCAAAGACACCAGCCTGGTCCAGGCCGCAGCTTGTCTCTGTGCCAGGTCAAGTCCAATCCCTGAATTTGAACCAGAGCtgagagcagggagaggaaatTCAGAGCCTGGGTCCAGCGGAGAGGCTTGCTGATGTTTATGGCTTTGGTGTTTTCGAAAGCAGCAAGGGGGGTCAGCAGTCATTAGGGGTCTTGTGTCCCTGCCCAGCTGGGGCGCTCGCAGCTCTCAAGGCTCTGCAGAGACGTGACCTTCCCGGGATGGGTGGCCCAAGCACCGCTCCTCAAAGGGACCTCCCATACAGCACCGATCCCTTCTGGGTACCACTGGGGCTGGGCTCACAAAACTCCGCAAGGCAGGTGCTGTGTGGAGGCTGTGGGGAACATCCCCCAAGAGCTGTTTGCTGGTGCCTCTGAAGCCACTGTCATCCCCATGGCTCCATCGCCCAGCCATGCCCACCCAGCTACCCCTGGCGCTGGATGAAAATACTTGCAAGGACCTTCATATTCAATTTATCCTATAAAGAGCAAAAAGATTCCCCCTACCCTGCATGCCCCCATGGTCACAGGCTGGGGACGAGCTCTGGGCTGGATGGTAGGTTAGTGCTGGCACCGAGGAGTCAGCGCCAGGGGTACCTCTGGGCTCGATATTTGCTCTCTGAAGCCTGAGCCAGCAGCGAAGCCTGAGCCAGCAGCAAAGCCTTCACCGGGGCTGCTCCGTGTGGACCCTCCATCTCGGGGTGCTGGTGGTCCAGCCACGGCACCCAGTGGGGTCcatccccagtgctccccaccCTCCCAGGCACCCACGCTCCCCAGAGGTGGCTGCGTTTCAGCAACATATCTATAGCCCCCGCTGTACTTGACGTCCCTGCCAGATGAAAACTCCCATACAAACCCAGGCTATTATTATCTCCGTCTTCCACTGTGCTAATGGTCTCTCAGGAAAcagtcgtctttttttttttttagcttttaaaaccCACAAATACCGGAGTGGTGGTGACGAAAAGGCAGGCACGGCAAAGCAGAGGAGTGCCGAGCCCTTGCCAAGCGCCGGGGAGCTGGTGCCCCCCTAAACCGGCAGGGAcggggagcggcggccgggCAGGAGCAGCCGAGGACCAGCCCCAGGGCTTTCTGGTAGGCACAGCCAAGGGCAAGGGAGGGCGATAGGCAGcactggggatactggggatGGCTGTGGGGCCACTAAGAAATCTGCACAATGAGAGGCAAATGGAGgtcccagctgccccccacCTGCCATGCTTGGGCGGGAGGTGTACAGGGCCCCATGGCATCAGGGAAAATGTCCTTTCTCAGGCCCAGCTCCATTTCCCTCTGCTCGCTCCCCGTTTTGCTGTTTCGGTGCTTTGCCTAGTGCCCCGGACCACTCCGTctgccgggggctgccggcggTGCCCGCAGtgctggcagccctgcccgcgGGCTGGATGGCACCAGCCCCACAGCCGGGGTTTCTGCCAGGTGCTGGGTATTACCGGGGTAAGCACCCATGGATTATTTGGGGTTAACAAGTGGCTCCTGTAAatcagaagcaaagcaaaagccgcgAAACGTGAGATTATATAAATGGCGCTGGAGGCAGCTGCGGCACAGCCTGTAATTAATTCGTGGCAGTGAAATGCTTTGAAGATCCAGGGCGACGTGGATGCTGGGTGTAAGGCAGCCCGAGGGGAAGCACCTGCCAGTAGCCGGGTCATGCTCAGCCCGGCTCCCCTGGGACAGCATCCTGGCTCCTGCCGCAGGGATGCTGGCAGGGGAAGAGGGCAGTGACGGAGCTCGAGCACCCCACAAAcctgctgggtgctgggctcAGTCCCAGGATGGCCCTGCAGAGCCCGTCCTGCAGCCTCTGTCCTCCCTCCCAAAATCATGCAGGGGGCACAGCTCGGGAGCGGGGTCAGCCCCGTTGCTTTGGCAGGAGTGCAGCAATGGAGGGATCGCAGTGGCTGTTGGGGATGGGACAACACTTTGCCATGGCCAGGAACGCCCTCAGGGCTACAGAGACTTTTTGCATTAGGAAAACTTTTGTGCCCTCTCCAGTAAAAACAGACATTACCGACCCCCTGCTTTCAGAGCATCCTCATGCTGAACTGGGGCCACAGCTCGGGCTTGCTTCATTTCAGCTTCATGCAATGCATTAAGCAAGGACCAAACTGCTGTTGGTTAAGCAAGAAACATTTAGAGGAGTCAGAAAGTCCTGCCTGCCAATGTTGCATCCCCCCTCACAGCCCCTGCACTTGCACTGGCACCAACAGAATGTCCTGGAGCGGGAAAATCCCCCTTGTTTTGCTGCAGACCTGGCTTACGGCTCTGACCGTTACTAATTGCCCAGCTGAGGTTTATCCTCGTTATACAAGCGGTTCCCCGCAGGCTATCATTGAGCTCATCTTACCACGGTGCTCTCTCCATCCCATCCCTGCTGGGAAGTGGAGGAAGAGCCACGAGCTTCCCGTCTGCTGACAGCTCCACGGCCCCAAGGGCATCCCGAAATAGGCTGGAAGGCACCCAGCCCACGGTGACAGAGTCCCCAGGGGCACCCCGCTCCTGCTCCGTGGTTCGTGGCGATGCTGATGGGGAAGGCAGGACCGGGACAGGGATATGCTGTGCCTTGAGACGGCATGGAGCTGAGCTCCTTCCTCCCATTCCCCCACAGCACCGACGCCGTCGGCAATGCGAGCGATGGCAGACCAGGCTGCGGCAGCGGCGGATGCCTCTCCAACCCTAGTACCATCCCCGGGCTCGCCTCGGCATGGGGACGCTGATGGGCTAACGCTCCATCCCACTGGCACCAGGGAGGATGGCGGCGGACGGGACGGCTGCGGGCTTGTTTTTGCTGTGGACGGGGACACAAAGCCTCTCCCCTCGCCCCAGCCTGGGGGGATGCTCCTGGCCGACCTCCCAcggaccccccagccccggctgAGCCCGGCCAAGTCCCGCACGGCCCCGTCCTCCCCCAGCATCTCCCCGTCGGAAAGCCGTGCCGCCCTGCTCCGGTTGCGGGAGGCCAGGCTGGAGGACACCAAGAGACGGCTGTCGGAGGCCGTGCAGGAGCCCCTCAGCCGGCTGAGCCGGCTCATGGCTGAGGAGACCGGCTCCATGCCCCGGGCGAAGGCAGGTGCTGGGGGGCAGGAGACGGGGGGCAGCCCTGGGCAGATGGggggccgtggggctgggggccgcCGGACACGGGACTGGAGCCCCTGGGAGCCCATCCTGAACTGCCGCTACGAGATCTGCTCCTATGGGGACGTGATCCAGGTGGTGGAGGTGGCACAGCGGGATGCTGAACCCCAGCTGCCGCCCCCCGAGGAGCCGCCGCCAGCACGGCCGGGGGGCACGGTGCCGGGCAGAGCCCTCGCCTTCATCGCCTTCCTCGCCTATGGCTACTTCGTCCTGCCGCTGCCGCCCTACACCGCTGGCCTCTGCCTGGGACTCATCTGCGGGCTGGTGCTGGGCTTCCTCGCCATCCTCCTCCTCGTCTCGAAGTCTCCGCTGGTGGCACGGGGACCGGGGGGCCACCTGCGCCCCAAGTTGCTCCTGGGCGAGCCAAAGGAAACCCACCACCTCCAGGTAGGAGAAGGGTGGTCCGGgatggggtgctgggtgccggCTAGAGGGGAGCCTGGGGTTGGAGGGGCAGCACCGAGGGGGCGCTGAGCCCGCAGCAAGTGCAGGCTGCCACCACGTACGGTGCAGCGGGAAGCAGCCGGcaccctctcctcccacccaggGCTGGATGAACCAGCTGCACATCTATGACCCCGAGCTTTTCCACCCCTCCCTCACGCACTCGGTGCTCGCCACGCTGGATGGAGCCACCCTCAAGCTCTCCTACCCCAAGAGCAACATCCCGCGCCGAGCCACCTTCGAGGAAGAAATCCTCGACGCCACCTTCGTCAGCCACCGCTGCTACAACCTGACTGATGCCAAGGTGTGCCCAGCGGTGCCAAGGACCCTCCCGCGGGAGCAGGGGGCTCTCCCCTTGTAAGAACCCCCCGCACCCCAGCCTCACTGCCTCTCTCGGTGTTGCAGGTCTTcctctgcccccccagcctggcccgAAAGCGGACCTGGAACAAGAAATACCCCATCTGCATTCTTCTCCCCAACCCAGCGGAGGTGGAGTGCAGGAGCAGCGAGGAGCACGacacagagctgcagagggGCGAAGGGACAAAGAAGGCgctggtgctggggcaggacGTCCTGGGGGACTGCAGGGAGCGGTGCCTGTACCTCTTCGGGCggacagggagggagaaggaggagtgGTACCAGCACCTCGTGCAAGCCTCCCGTgggacacccagcagcagccacgGCAAAGCCAGGGCAGGTGAGAAGCAGCCATCGTGGCCTCTGCTCTGTGCCGGGACTGATCCGGGGTGGGAGCTGCACGTGTGCTGGGAGGACAAAGCCCTTGGTTGGCAGTGGTGAGCGTGGGGGGGAGATGGAGGAGCCAAGAGCATTTGTAGCAGCAGGGAGAGCCCGAAGGATCCCCCTTGGCAGCGTAGGGTGGGTGGCAGGTCACTGGCATTCACGGATGGGCAGCGTGTCACCGCATGTGCATCATGACACATCACCACTCGTGTATCACAGCCAGGTGGCACGTCACCTCTCATACCATCCTGACCCACTcatgtccccgtgtccccaggcGTGGGACCAGCTCCACggagcagcggcagcagcagtgGAGGGAGCACCGAGGACATCCCCTCCACTGTCCCACCCAAGGACCTGGAGGGAAGCGTCCGACAGATTTTCTTGGATTACAGCACCTACATGGCCCGATTTGTGCCAGCACAGGTGGGGAGCAGCCTGGACCAGAGCCCCCCTCATGGAGCGCTGGGCAGCCCCACGCCCACGAAG contains:
- the LOC104315517 gene encoding testis-expressed protein 2-like, producing the protein MRAMADQAAAAADASPTLVPSPGSPRHGDADGLTLHPTGTREDGGGRDGCGLVFAVDGDTKPLPSPQPGGMLLADLPRTPQPRLSPAKSRTAPSSPSISPSESRAALLRLREARLEDTKRRLSEAVQEPLSRLSRLMAEETGSMPRAKAGAGGQETGGSPGQMGGRGAGGRRTRDWSPWEPILNCRYEICSYGDVIQVVEVAQRDAEPQLPPPEEPPPARPGGTVPGRALAFIAFLAYGYFVLPLPPYTAGLCLGLICGLVLGFLAILLLVSKSPLVARGPGGHLRPKLLLGEPKETHHLQGWMNQLHIYDPELFHPSLTHSVLATLDGATLKLSYPKSNIPRRATFEEEILDATFVSHRCYNLTDAKVFLCPPSLARKRTWNKKYPICILLPNPAEVECRSSEEHDTELQRGEGTKKALVLGQDVLGDCRERCLYLFGRTGREKEEWYQHLVQASRGTPSSSHGKARAGVGPAPRSSGSSSGGSTEDIPSTVPPKDLEGSVRQIFLDYSTYMARFVPAQVGSSLDQSPPHGALGSPTPTKLGEDTARRGETCMAWMNALVGRIFWDFLREQYWAEQVSSKIQKKLSKIKLPYFMNELTLTELDMGTSIPLVLSASNPTINDRGLWVDMEVTYSGSLQMTLETKMNLCKLGKESAAEDSGLAEAAGEGARPRLILLADSDAESSSAGSSDEEDVTVAEPAGALGERVPPPGTEGHVSGNSTSRKILRFVDKIAKSKYFQKATENEFIKKKIEEVSNTPLLLTVEVQELAGTLAVNVPPPPTDRVWYSFRVPPQLELKVRPKLGEREVTFLHVTEWIEKKLQHEFQKILVMPNMDDLIIPIMRSGLDPQPPTGGLPRDLPAKGEKRL